A single genomic interval of Fusarium verticillioides 7600 chromosome 8, whole genome shotgun sequence harbors:
- a CDS encoding 26S protease regulatory subunit 4, whose product MGQGQSGMGEGGRDEKDKKKDKPKYEPPPRPTTRVGRKKRKAGGTSAAQKLPAVYPTSRCKLRLLRMQRIHDHLLLEEEYVENQERLRKAKAAKEGQSAGTDADVDRLADERGRVDDMRGSPMGVGTLEELIDDDHAIVSSTTGPEYYVSIMSFVDKDLLEPGASVLLHHKSVSIVGVLTDDADPIVSVMKLDKAPTESYADIGGLEQQIQEVRESVELPLLHPELYEEMGIKPPKGVILYGAPGTGKTLLAKAVANQTSATFLRIVGSELIQKYLGDGPRLVRQLFQVAGENAPSIVFIDEIDAIGTKRYDSTSGGEREVQRTMLELLNQLDGFDDRGDVKVIMATNKIDTLDPALIRPGRIDRKILFENPDQNTKRKIFTLHTSKMNLNDDVDLEEFISQKDDLSGADIKAICSEAGLLALRERRMRVQMADFRSARERVLRTKQEGEPEGLYL is encoded by the exons ATG ggtcaaggtcaatcCGGCATGGGAGAAGGGGGACGcgatgagaaggacaagaag AAGGATAAGCCCAAGTACGAACCCCCGCCTCGACCTACCACACGAGTCGGTcgcaagaagagaaaggctgGCGGCACCAGCGCCGCTCAGAAACTTCCCGCCGTCTATCCTACCAGCCGATGCAAGCTCCGACTTTTGCGAATGCAGCGAATCCACGATCATCTCTTGCTCGAGGAGGAGTACGTCGAAAACCAGGAACGCCTAcgcaaggccaaggcagcCAAGGAGGGTCAATCCGCTGGCACTGATGCCGATGTCGATCGATTAGCGGACGAGCGTGGCCGTGTCGATGACATGCGAGGAAGCCCCATGGGTGTTGGAACTCTAGAGGAGTTgatcgatgatgatcatgCGATCGTCAGCAGTACTACGGGTCCCGAGTACTACGTTAGTATCATGAGCTTCGTCGACAAGGACTTGCTGGAACCTGGCGCTAGTGTTCTTCTGCATCACAAGAGCGTCAGTATTGTTGGCGTGCTTACAGATGATGCCGATCCTATCGTCAGTGTCATGAAGCTCGACAAAGCTCCTACCGAGTCATACGCCGATATTGGTGGTCTGGAGCAGCAAATTCAGGAAGTCAGAGAATCAGTAGAGTTGCCACTGCTCCATCCGGAGCTGTACGAAGAGATGGGTATCAAGCCTCCCAAGGGTGTCATTCTCTACGGTGCTCCCGGTACTGGAAAGACGTTGCTAGCCAAGGCCGTCGCCAACCAGACCTCCGCCACCTTCCTACGTATCGTGGGTAGTGAGCTTATTCAGAAGTATCTTGGTGACGGTCCCCGACTTGTGCGACAGCTTTTCCAG GTTGCTGGTGAGAACGCTCCTTCTATCGTCTTTATTGACGAAATCGATGCCATTGGTACGAAGCGATATGATTCCACATCAGGTGGTGAGCGTGAAGTCCAGCGAACTatgctggagcttctcaaccagcTCGATGGTTTCGACGACCGTGGAGACGTCAAGGTCATTATGGCCACAAACAAGATCGATACCCTGGATCCCGCTCTGATCCGACCTGGACGTATCGATCGAAAGATTCTTTTCGAGAACCCCGACCAGAACACTAAGCGCAAGATCTTTACACTTCACACCTCAAAGATGAACCTCAACGATgatgtcgaccttgaggaATTCATCTCCCAAAAGGACGACCTTTCAGGTgccgacatcaaggccatctgCTCCGAAGCTGGTCTGCTCGCTCTCCGAGAACGACGAATGCGGGTGCAAATGGCGGACTTCCGATCAGCGCGTGAGagagtactccgtacaaaGCAGGAGGGTGAGCCAGAGGGTCTGTATCTGTAA
- a CDS encoding hypothetical protein (At least one base has a quality score < 10), giving the protein MPLLPRVNSAAANRSQTKKQKFKTFMRQWFLVNWRDLLTMAVVGAVAFGIYHSPVIITRTFPVTFNATSGDIVYPQWAYPDRGWILPSWLSGLISIAIPIITYILAQFRIKSAWDASNAIIGTNCASAPAINSESTLRSGAEEIESLDANTRRKRTRPVGDEAV; this is encoded by the exons ATGCCTCTCCTCCCAAGAGTCAACTCGGCCGCGGCCAACAGGTcccagaccaagaagcaaaagttcAAGACGTTTATGCGACAATGGTTTCTTGTCAACTGGCGCGATTTACTCACCATGGCCGTAGTTGGAGCCGTTGCTTTTGGT ATCTATCATTCTCCGGTAATCATCACTCGAACATTTCCCGTTACCTTTAATGCGACCTCGGGAGATATTGTCTACCCGCAATGGGCCTACCCTGATCGCGGTTGGATTCTACCCTCGTGGCTATCAGGTCTGATATCCATCGCTATACCTATCATCACCTATATCCTCGCCCAATTCCGGATCAAGTCGGCATGGGATGCGAGCAATGCCATCATTGGAACGAACTG TGCGAGTGCCCCTGCTATCAACTCCGAGTCTACGCTTCGAAGTGGCGCTGAGGAGATAGAGAGCCTGGATGCGAACACTAGAAGGAAGCGAACCAGACCggttggagatgaggctGTTTAA